One window of Aerococcus tenax genomic DNA carries:
- a CDS encoding YdcF family protein, translated as MKRRWLPALTLGALLGLGLRSLYKHLDQGQAPQISDLIIVAEGPAVERAEKAVHLLQAGYSRADKMIVSPRYTDVGEDLFAGYQQLGAERENLIEEKQATSTWTNATTSLALMDDLGYHSAIVVTSDYHMRRTRLAFERANRDYGFQLNFVSAYFQGESYPNHPYTQNMALQELYKYIGYCLHLYHWIDL; from the coding sequence ATGAAAAGAAGATGGCTACCTGCTCTCACACTAGGAGCGCTTCTTGGCCTAGGATTGAGATCCCTCTACAAGCACTTGGACCAAGGCCAGGCACCGCAAATCAGTGACTTAATTATCGTGGCCGAGGGGCCGGCAGTCGAACGGGCTGAAAAGGCGGTTCACTTACTGCAGGCAGGCTATAGTCGGGCTGATAAAATGATTGTTTCTCCCCGCTATACTGATGTGGGCGAAGATTTATTTGCTGGTTACCAGCAATTGGGGGCCGAGCGGGAGAACTTAATCGAAGAAAAACAGGCCACTTCCACCTGGACCAACGCGACAACTTCACTAGCTCTTATGGATGATCTGGGTTATCATTCTGCCATTGTCGTGACTAGTGACTATCACATGAGGCGGACACGGCTGGCTTTTGAGCGAGCTAACCGCGACTACGGCTTCCAACTCAATTTTGTGAGCGCCTATTTTCAAGGGGAAAGCTATCCAAATCACCCCTATACCCAAAACATGGCCTTGCAAGAGTTGTATAAGTATATTGGTTATTGCTTGCATTTATATCATTGGATTGACTTGTAA
- a CDS encoding metallophosphoesterase family protein yields MKFLHLSDTHYLDNYQGEFEVFGIDYEPHEKLFHALETFDFNSVDFVVNTGDLIHDGGVEDYQALDRILRSYMPKDMPLYYVLGNHDNKAAFYQALYGKEADEGLNYVVDFQGYRLIILDTAEQSRHHGIISKELEAWLADQLAKPSEKGTLLFHHHPLLIGWEPGVIETEISDSYLDLLEESDVRGIFTGHLHENRHAMVRNIPQHTAASLAFGLEQVGDVAFFTDQLGYSVVEVNDETIDVFTKTTNPITERYKQQRL; encoded by the coding sequence ATGAAGTTTTTGCATCTTTCGGATACCCATTACTTGGATAATTACCAAGGCGAGTTTGAAGTGTTTGGGATCGACTATGAACCCCATGAAAAACTTTTTCACGCTTTAGAGACTTTCGATTTTAATAGTGTGGATTTTGTGGTGAATACAGGGGATTTGATTCATGATGGTGGCGTAGAAGATTACCAGGCTCTTGACCGGATATTGCGGTCTTACATGCCTAAAGATATGCCACTTTATTATGTATTGGGCAACCACGACAATAAGGCAGCTTTTTACCAAGCCTTGTACGGCAAGGAAGCTGATGAAGGATTGAACTATGTGGTTGATTTTCAAGGCTATCGCTTAATTATCTTAGATACTGCCGAACAAAGTCGTCACCACGGTATCATTTCAAAAGAATTAGAAGCTTGGTTAGCTGATCAATTAGCCAAGCCTAGTGAAAAGGGAACCTTACTTTTCCACCACCATCCTCTTCTCATCGGTTGGGAACCAGGAGTGATCGAAACGGAGATTAGTGACAGCTATCTGGACCTATTAGAAGAGTCCGATGTACGGGGAATTTTTACCGGACATCTTCATGAAAATCGCCATGCCATGGTTAGAAATATCCCGCAACACACGGCGGCTTCATTGGCTTTTGGTTTAGAACAAGTTGGAGATGTGGCTTTCTTTACTGATCAATTGGGTTATTCCGTGGTTGAAGTGAATGATGAGACGATTGATGTCTTTACTAAGACAACCAATCCCATAACGGAACGCTACAAGCAACAAAGATTATAA
- a CDS encoding aryl-sulfate sulfotransferase, whose protein sequence is MSDQVQNLDLSYYDEEVQASISDQIRSLQNQRKSYDDGLFIMNPFGTFTQSIYTYLPDPDQDIGKVTYTIESESSHALTFQPVNYSQDSKAYEFTMIGLVPNEANQLTVNLYDADDNKLTDYQFQISAPDIQATDYETKMEVLYDSGREELTEGFYASMGSDQDNAKFSYLYDNNGLIRSELVSDGGRLENYQFLDKHHLLIKASNGKLAVLNGLGQPVRIYELPNHSVHHDFIVNEKKDAAFLLTTNDQTNTIEDTITYLDLRTGESQELIDLKAIFPNYFQPVMATHQNRAQNEIANYLAENPDRDYSDIDYTDDGFNVLDEEGNLTNLDWIHINAIDVINGDELILSSRETSSLIKLSNVFDQVTVDYIIGPEAVWAGTGYEYYLLTPDSDFKPTGGQHSVRFQSNAINDGFYNLTLFDNNYWRLDTRDDLVIDLPQEMSEEFDPEVLDTYSYFYNLQVDEASGTYDLVQAFPVPYSSIVSSAQVYKGNYITTSGMTNILGEYNPQGELIRQFQFYVPRWTYRLVKLDLQDFFYENIL, encoded by the coding sequence TTGAGTGACCAAGTCCAAAATCTCGACCTTTCCTATTATGATGAAGAGGTCCAAGCAAGTATCTCTGACCAGATCAGGAGTCTACAAAACCAACGTAAGTCCTATGATGATGGTCTCTTTATCATGAACCCATTTGGGACCTTCACTCAATCCATCTATACTTATCTGCCTGATCCTGACCAAGACATTGGCAAGGTGACCTATACCATCGAGTCTGAATCCAGCCATGCCCTCACTTTCCAACCAGTCAATTACAGTCAGGATTCAAAGGCTTATGAATTTACTATGATCGGTCTGGTGCCTAATGAAGCTAACCAGCTAACGGTTAATCTCTACGATGCTGATGATAACAAGTTAACCGACTATCAATTTCAGATTAGTGCCCCCGATATCCAGGCCACTGACTACGAGACCAAAATGGAAGTCCTCTACGACTCTGGCAGGGAAGAACTGACAGAGGGGTTCTATGCCAGCATGGGGAGCGACCAGGATAATGCGAAGTTTTCCTATTTATATGATAATAATGGGCTCATTCGTTCTGAATTAGTCTCTGACGGCGGCCGTTTAGAAAACTACCAGTTTCTGGATAAACACCACCTCTTGATTAAAGCAAGCAATGGTAAACTAGCTGTTCTCAATGGCTTAGGTCAACCCGTTCGTATCTATGAACTGCCTAATCATTCTGTCCACCATGACTTTATCGTCAATGAGAAAAAAGATGCGGCCTTCCTACTAACCACTAACGATCAGACGAACACCATTGAAGACACCATCACCTATCTCGATTTACGGACTGGTGAAAGTCAGGAACTGATCGACTTAAAGGCGATTTTTCCTAATTATTTCCAACCTGTGATGGCCACCCACCAAAACCGGGCTCAAAATGAGATCGCTAATTATTTAGCTGAAAATCCTGACCGAGACTATTCGGACATTGATTACACTGATGATGGCTTTAACGTCCTGGACGAAGAAGGTAATTTAACCAATTTAGATTGGATTCATATCAATGCCATCGATGTGATCAATGGTGACGAGTTAATTCTTTCTTCTCGGGAAACCTCGTCCCTGATCAAATTATCCAATGTCTTTGACCAAGTGACAGTCGACTATATTATTGGGCCTGAAGCAGTTTGGGCAGGGACAGGTTATGAATATTACCTGCTCACCCCTGACAGCGACTTTAAGCCCACTGGCGGCCAACATAGTGTTCGTTTCCAATCCAATGCGATTAATGATGGCTTTTACAATTTGACCCTCTTCGATAATAACTACTGGCGTCTGGACACTCGAGATGACCTAGTTATCGACCTGCCTCAGGAAATGAGCGAAGAATTTGATCCAGAAGTGCTTGACACTTACTCTTACTTTTATAATTTACAGGTGGATGAAGCGAGCGGGACATATGACCTGGTGCAAGCCTTTCCAGTGCCCTATTCCTCCATCGTTTCCTCAGCCCAAGTCTATAAAGGCAACTATATTACTACCAGTGGGATGACGAATATTCTCGGAGAATATAATCCCCAAGGTGAACTCATCCGACAATTTCAATTCTATGTCCCCCGCTGGACCTACCGTTTGGTGAAGTTGGACCTGCAAGACTTCTTTTATGAAAATATCCTTTAA
- a CDS encoding ABC transporter substrate-binding protein, translated as MKLKKWLLGGLTLLTGLSLAACSNSSGGNESAASDEPIEIEYWHPNGDTKGGPTVTELINEFNESQDEVHVTGVFQSGTFQGLMQNLQTNAAAGKTPALVQVGWSYREYFANNFEYSQPQDIIDNLSKEDSSFISDKFEENIYNLATANDGSQVGLPYSLSVAVIYLNMDILNEAGVNKDDLKTWEDIRQAAQTISENTDHIGLYIQEAQDNWNIQAMVESNGSQVLKDGKAAFADDKGKETYQFYQDMVEEGSALHATGEEGQQAFISGNIGMWHQSVAHRTNVMKNANFEAVAIPSPAFEGEENNKPAGGSMLVVTGQDEEQQLAAWKYMKFLYEPDNIAAWTAGTGYVPPTKDASENEDLQALIKDDKIFPAAYANLENMVPWAPFPGDSGMQAEKMLIDLKDRILSGADVETEVTKTQDEINQLIK; from the coding sequence ATGAAACTAAAGAAATGGTTGTTGGGTGGTTTAACCTTACTTACAGGTTTATCGCTGGCCGCTTGCAGCAATAGCTCAGGTGGCAATGAAAGTGCTGCTTCAGACGAGCCAATTGAAATTGAATATTGGCATCCTAATGGTGATACCAAAGGAGGCCCAACCGTCACTGAATTAATTAATGAGTTTAACGAGTCTCAAGACGAAGTCCATGTGACGGGTGTCTTTCAATCAGGGACCTTCCAAGGCTTGATGCAAAACCTACAAACCAATGCTGCAGCGGGAAAGACGCCAGCTCTGGTTCAAGTCGGTTGGTCTTACCGTGAATACTTTGCTAATAACTTTGAATATAGTCAACCTCAAGACATTATTGACAACTTATCAAAAGAGGATAGTAGCTTTATCTCTGATAAGTTTGAAGAAAACATCTATAACTTAGCTACTGCTAATGATGGTTCCCAAGTCGGCCTACCTTATTCCTTATCGGTAGCTGTTATTTATTTAAATATGGATATCTTGAACGAAGCCGGGGTTAATAAAGACGACCTGAAGACATGGGAAGATATCCGCCAAGCAGCCCAAACTATTAGTGAAAATACTGATCATATTGGTCTCTATATCCAAGAAGCTCAAGATAATTGGAATATTCAGGCTATGGTAGAGTCGAATGGATCACAGGTGCTAAAAGATGGCAAAGCTGCTTTTGCTGATGACAAGGGTAAGGAAACTTACCAGTTTTACCAAGATATGGTTGAAGAAGGGAGCGCCCTCCATGCTACTGGTGAGGAGGGGCAACAAGCCTTTATCTCAGGAAACATCGGTATGTGGCACCAATCAGTTGCTCACCGGACCAATGTCATGAAGAATGCTAATTTTGAAGCGGTAGCGATTCCTTCGCCTGCCTTTGAAGGTGAAGAGAATAACAAACCAGCCGGCGGATCCATGCTAGTAGTTACTGGCCAAGATGAAGAACAACAATTAGCTGCTTGGAAATATATGAAGTTCTTATATGAACCCGATAACATTGCTGCATGGACTGCTGGAACAGGTTATGTGCCACCAACGAAAGATGCCTCTGAAAATGAAGATTTACAAGCCTTAATTAAGGACGATAAAATCTTCCCAGCTGCTTATGCGAACTTAGAAAACATGGTCCCCTGGGCCCCATTCCCTGGAGACTCCGGGATGCAAGCAGAAAAAATGCTTATTGACCTCAAAGACCGTATCTTAAGTGGCGCTGACGTAGAGACTGAAGTCACTAAGACCCAGGATGAAATTAACCAATTGATTAAATAA